A DNA window from Naumovozyma dairenensis CBS 421 chromosome 8, complete genome contains the following coding sequences:
- the NDAI0H01260 gene encoding uncharacterized protein (similar to Saccharomyces cerevisiae LRS4 (YDR439W); ancestral locus Anc_5.553) produces the protein MSTLLQLMANYYKAVIANEKIYYDYLIQEHEHDKNQSEQSISAPLSSSSFAPPTTGTITTASTTPRMIDETLLLQKQLTTLTAQLQELTKENDHLKELQKSTKSLMETKLNSYKKRLSKTAFNNNNNSSSSNNSNNSLKLDTTSGKNDNDTGFHLLSPINTNRNKSKLPGKKSLLHNNYNSTSIKGKAEKDKNEGVFDDEPSNRTSLREVLSSGKHTLFDDDDEEGEKDGSEDVNVDTSEKNDRGKASTADSTSDVLFLQSFNDKSKSVSQSISKPTSNPDSNSKSMSKKAEKKTVNKRKNTGSNNTKKGKKKLRLIRKKVHQKLDDNDNDNDNDE, from the coding sequence ATGTCTACTCTATTGCAGTTAATGGCCAATTATTATAAGGCAGTTATTGCAAAtgaaaagatatattatgACTACTTGATACAAGAACATGAGCATGATAAAAATCAATCAGAGCAATCTATATCTGCAcctttatcatcatcatctttcGCTCCACCTACAACAGgaacaataacaacagCGAGTACTACACCAAGAATGATTGATGAAACTTTACTACTACAGAAGCAATTGACAACATTAACTGCTCAATTACAGGAATTgacaaaagaaaatgatcatttgaaagaattgcAAAAATCGactaaatcattaatggaaacaaaattgaattcttaTAAGAAGAGACTATCTAAAACTgcatttaataataataataatagtagtagtagtaataatagtaataatagcCTAAAATTAGACACAACAAGTGGtaagaatgataatgatactGGGTTCCATTTATTATCTCCTATTAATACcaatagaaataaatcCAAGTTACCTGGGAAGAAATCCTTACTTCATAATAACTATAACAGTACAAGTATAAAGGGGAAGGCCGAAAAAGATAAGAATGAGGGCGTCTTTGACGATGAGCCTTCAAATAGAACAAGCTTACGAGAGGTGTTGAGCAGCGGTAAGCATACTTTATttgatgacgatgatgagGAGGGAGAGAAGGATGGTAGTGAGGATGTGAACGTAGATACCAGTGAGAAGAACGACAGGGGGAAAGCTTCGACAGCAGATAGTACAAGTGATGTGTTGTTTTTACaatcatttaatgataaatcgAAATCAGTGTCGCAATCAATCTCGAAACCAACTTCAAATCCggattcaaattcaaaaagtATGAGCAAGAAAGCAGAGAAAAAGACTgttaataaaagaaaaaatactGGTTCAAACAATACGAAGAAAGGTAAGAAAAAGTTGAGATTGATCAGAAAGAAAGTACATCaaaaattagatgataacgataatgataacgATAACGACGAGTAG
- the MNT3 gene encoding alpha-1,3-mannosyltransferase MNT3 (similar to Saccharomyces cerevisiae MNT3 (YIL014W); ancestral locus Anc_7.123), protein MTYVFRIRRAISKSKLIISITILILLCLIFSTSDKLTSPPSTPSSTTTNDISDPDAGIDKTYRDAHPLSVFATIHKRRHNLIKGQSLLDKFLLSKMKFNSFEEQTLLHWFNKDTQSTRINQCKYLIATQYNVEPNWNNDKSCKFYSIEEIDDMFVSTLAERLRIFDYCFISGKLKMSQVFTGDLPLKDTSIKVDSFDYQKRLFPYLYNNLTDYLNQDIMWPTIIDLSSSESPSPIDQASTIDDFLKEEGIDKHTFNSEFWYYYTQKMSMGKGIVVTMSEGDSYMFKKQLKVLDHLNNELPIQIITKGNEFSTEFINDLSNFVQKETKQKVAILNISSMLDPAFADKYIVNFYNKWLAVIFNTFQEIIILDADVVPFVPINDFFEEKKFKNSGMLLYKDRLMVNEHTFSYCIDSMKFLEPSSLELKYLNTKLLVDSNTEIAIPPSSEELSVYYNFFKNLRLHHIDSGLVVINKQEKLNGLLLSFALHLDGKLRRCVYGDKEFFWLGQLFIGQDYSIYSMDGGVSGPLGETNPDGKNSVANEHYICSAQISHVDTLGNLLWQNGGSNFCKIPNAADTDFQRNPDYFKERYREVSNLRNLYASPVRFDGVIIPDGSSNPWVQLEECSHFMYCGYYSDDNHQDMKLDSGFMKKFSKEKLP, encoded by the coding sequence ATGACCTATGTTTTCAGAATAAGGAGAGCAATCTCCAAAAGtaaattgataatttccATAACAATACTGATATTACTGTGCCTCATATTTTCTACGAGTGATAAATTGACATCACCTCCCTCGACGCCATCTTCTACCACTACAAATGATATTTCTGACCCAGATGCAGGTATTGATAAGACTTACAGGGATGCTCATCCGTTATCTGTATTCGCAACCATTCATAAACGTCGTCACAATTTGATTAAAGGACAATCtttattagataaattCTTACTatcaaaaatgaaatttaattcattcGAAGAACAAACTTTATTGCATTGGTTCAATAAGGATACTCAATCAACCAGAATTAACCAATGTAAATATCTCATTGCAACACAGTATAACGTGGAACCAAATTGGAATAACGATAAAAGTTGTAAATTTTATTCCATTGAGGAAATAGATGATATGTTCGTCTCTACATTAGCTGAAAGATTAAGAATCTTCGACTATTGTTTTATCTCTGGGAAACTAAAAATGAGCCAAGTGTTTACTGGTGATTTACCATTGAAAGATACTTCTATTAAAGTTGATTCTTTCGATTATCAAAAAAGATTATTCCCATATCTTTATAACAACCTAActgattatttaaatcaagATATCATGTGGCCGACCATAATTGATCTATCGTCTTCTGAATCTCCATCTCCTATCGACCAAGCATCAACAATTGACgattttttaaaagaagaagggaTTGATAAACATACTTTTAACTCAGaattttggtattattacACACAAAAAATGTCAATGGGGAAAGGGATAGTGGTTACAATGAGCGAAGGGGATTCTTATATGTTtaaaaaacaattaaaagTTCTAGAccatttaaataatgaactCCCGATCCAGATTATTACCAAAGGTAATGAATTTAGCACTGAGTTCATAAATGATTTATCTAACTTCGTTCagaaagaaacaaaacaGAAAGTTGCAATACTAAACATATCATCAATGTTAGATCCGGCCTTCGctgataaatatattgttaACTTCTATAACAAATGGTTGGCTGTTATTTTCAACACATTTCAAGAgattataatattagatGCGGATGTCGTACCATTTGTTCCAATTAATGActtctttgaagaaaaaaaattcaaaaactCCGGTATGTTGTTATATAAAGATCGATTAATGGTTAACGAACATACATTTTCATACTGTATTGATTCAATGAAGTTTCTTGAACCATCATCTTTAGAactgaaatatttaaatacaAAATTATTGGTCGATTCAAATACCGAGATTGCTATACCACCTTCGTCAGAGGAACTCTCCGTATATTAtaacttcttcaaaaaCTTGAGATTGCATCATATTGATAGTGGTCTTGTAGTGATTAATAAAcaggaaaaattaaatggtCTACTATTATCATTTGCCTTACATTTGGACGGGAAATTAAGAAGGTGCGTTTATGGtgataaagaatttttcTGGCTAGGTCAATTGTTTATTGGACAAGATTATTCTATCTATTCAATGGATGGTGGTGTATCAGGTCCGTTAGGAGAGACTAACCCAGATGGGAAAAATAGCGTTGCAAATGAACATTATATTTGTTCCGCTCAAATTTCTCATGTTGATACTTTAGGTAATTTACTATGGCAAAATGGTGGATCcaatttttgtaaaattcCAAATGCTGCAGATACTGATTTCCAAAGAAATCCAGATtattttaaagaaagatatCGTGAAGTTTCGAATTTGAGAAATCTGTATGCCTCTCCTGTGAGGTTCGATGGAGTTATTATCCCTGATGGATCGAGTAATCCATGGGTTCAATTAGAAGAATGCTCACATTTTATGTATTGCGGTTACTATTCAGACGATAACCATCAAGATATGAAACTTGATTCAGGGtttatgaaaaaatttagTAAAGAAAAACTTCCTTAG
- the PDR11 gene encoding ATP-binding cassette multidrug transporter PDR11 (similar to Saccharomyces cerevisiae PDR11 (YIL013C) and AUS1 (YOR011W)) produces the protein MSISKYFTPVEDASLTFDGATVKVGSPLLQKKQNVDPENQSVAADPKTAQQQVNDLTFKVDEGEVVLVLGNPTSDLFQALFHGHKNLSYTPEGSVRFKDNEYKAFSSKCPHEIIYNNEQDIHFPFLTVEQTVDFALRCKFNIPTEERVAMRNELLKEFGLSHVLKTFVGNDYVRGVSGGERKRISIIETFIANGSVYLWDNSTKGLDSSTALEFLAILNRMARATRSINFVKISQASDKIVEKFDKILMLTDSYQVFYGTVDECLTFFHDTLGIKKNPNDCIIEYLTSILNLQFETEAGKPPVASSEIDLHNLWIKSPYYQNWKQITSTAIQNMSRDGSTVNPDDITPIFSVPLKVQIKSCTIRAFERIIGDQSYIISQFISVVIQSLVIGSLFYEVPKTTIGSFSRGSLTFFAILFFTFLALADMPSTFQRNSVIVKHTQLHFYYGWVETLASTIYDYMFKFLLVVIFSIILYFLAHLQYDAARFFIFLLFLSFYNFCMVSLFNLTALLSPTLAFANLLAGILLLAIAMYASYVIHLEDMHPWFVWIAYLNPAMFAMEAILSNELFDMKLDCTESIIPRGPTYNNITFAHKACAWQGATLGNNYVRGQDYLRSGLKYTYHHVWRNFGIIIGFLCFNLFSSLFVSEYITPLYTRRNLQIWSAYLQRFNPFRGKDTVEEYEMDTYDNITDKRPISASSSSSLSLTSSVPEDGSIIGKQPVTSQHDKTKAVETQKHVISWRNINYTVEGDKRLINDVSGFISSGLTALMGESGAGKTTLLNVLSQRVTTGVVTGELLIDGNPLTNIDAFRRSIGFVQQQDVHLELLTVKESLEISCNLRGDGDKAYLSTVANLLKLPANKLVADLSPTERKLLSIGVELVTKPSLLLFLDEPTSGLDAEAALTIVQFLKKLSQQGQAILCTIHQPSKSVISYFDNIYLLKRGGECVFFGPINDACDYFVTRDETLSFDKEAENPADFVIDVVGGIQKNEDGTVQPRSSLPWNRLWAESRERIEVDKNVLTLEEQARKEGIDFAQFAWSQPSYMNQLRVIMHRQYLCTKRDVGYVSSKFILNAGAGLFIGFSFWRTKRNISGLQNAIFLSFMNLCLSSPLINQVQDKALQSKDVYLAREASSNTYHWSILLLSQTLIELPLAVGSSTLFFLCCYFCCGFDNSPHIAGVFYFNYILFSAYYLTFGLWLLYSSPDLQTAAVFVAFFYSFTASFCGVMQPYSLFVGFWKFMYRVSPYTYFIDTFTSLLLHDRPVNCGVSEMVPGQPLMGQNCGEFMKDYIDEYGGYLHNPATFTVCGYCTYTVGDDFLAVENMSYHNRWRNFGIECAFVVFNFVCMFIGFYLTYVKKIWPIVFAYCMKCIPGRSLFRSNPKSEESSTTVILEKEDDKK, from the coding sequence ATGTCCATCTCTAAATATTTCACACCAGTAGAGGACGCTTCCCTTACATTTGACGGTGCGACTGTCAAAGTGGGTTCACCTCTACtacaaaagaaacaaaacGTGGATCCAGAAAACCAAAGCGTAGCTGCCGATCCGAAGACTGCACAACAACAAGTCAATGATTTGACTTTTAAAGTAGACGAAGGTGAAGTTGTCTTAGTTTTAGGTAATCCAACATCTGACCTTTTCCAAGCGCTTTTCCATGGTCATAAAAATTTGTCATATACACCAGAAGGTTCAGTTAGATTCAAAGATAACGAATATAAggcattttcttcaaaatgtccacatgaaattatttataataatgaacaaGATATTCATTTCCCTTTTTTAACTGTTGAACAAACTGTCGATTTTGCATTAAGGtgtaaatttaatattccCACTGAAGAACGTGTTGCGATGagaaatgaattattaaaggaaTTTGGTTTATCTCATGTATTAAAGACTTTTGTTGGTAATGATTATGTCCGTGGTGTCTCTGGTGGTGAACGTAAACGTATTTCTATTATTGAGACTTTTATTGCTAATGGTTCCGTTTATCTATGGGATAACTCTACAAAGGGTTTAGATTCTTCTACTGCCTTAGAGTTTCTGGCTATATTAAATAGAATGGCAAGAGCTACTCGTTCCATCAATTTTGTGAAAATCTCTCAAGCTAGTGATAAAATTGTCGAAAAGTTTGATAAAATCTTAATGTTGACTGATTCATATCAAGTCTTTTACGGTACTGTTGATGAATGTTTAACTTTTTTCCATGATACTTTGGGTATTAAGAAAAATCCAAATGATTGTATCATTGAATATCTGACTTCTATCttaaatcttcaattcGAAACTGAAGCTGGTAAACCTCCAGTCGCCAGTTCTGAAATTGATTTACATAATCTATGGATCAAATCAccatattatcaaaattggAAACAAATTACCTCAACAGCTATCCAAAACATGTCGAGAGATGGTTCCACCGTCAATCCAGATGATATCACCCCTATTTTTAGTGTCCCATTAAAAGTTCAAATCAAGAGTTGTACTATTAGAGCCTTTGAAAGAATCATTGGTGATCAAAGTTACATCATTTCTCAATTCATTTCTGTCGTTATTCAATCCTTAGTTATCGGTTCGCTTTTCTACGAAGTTCcaaaaacaacaattgGTTCCTTCTCTAGAGGTTCATTAACTTTCTTCGCTATTTTATTCTTCACTTTCCTTGCCTTAGCTGATATGCCATCAACTTTCCAAAGAAACAGTGTCATTGTCAAACATACTCAATTACATTTCTATTACGGTTGGGTCGAAACATTGGCCTCCACGATTTATGACTACATGTTTAAGTTCCTTTTAGTCGTTATCTTTTCTATTATTCTGTATTTCTTAGCTCATCTTCAATACGATGCAGcaagatttttcattttcttacTATTCTTATCGTTCTACAATTTCTGTATGGTGTCTCTGTTCAATTTAACTGCTTTATTAAGTCCAACTTTAGCGTTTGCTAATTTATTAGCTGGTATCCTACTGTTAGCTATTGCCATGTATGCCTCTTATGTTATTCATTTAGAAGATATGCATCCATGGTTCGTCTGGATCGCTTACTTAAATCCTGCTATGTTTGCCATGGAAGCTATCTTAAgtaatgaattatttgatatgAAATTGGATTGTACAGAAAGTATTATTCCAAGAGGTCCAacttataataatataacttTCGCTCATAAAGCTTGTGCTTGGCAAGGTGCTACATTAGGTAACAACTATGTTAGAGGCCAAGATTATTTAAGGAGTGGGTTGAAATATACCTATCATCATGTTTGGAGAAATTTCGGTATCATTATTGGGTTCTTATGTTTCAACTTATTCAGTTCCTTGTTCGTTTCAGAATATATTACCCCGCTATATACAAGAAGGAACCTACAAATTTGGTCTGCCTATTTACAAAGATTTAATCCATTCAGAGGTAAGGATACAGTTGAAGAATACGAAATGGATACTTACGATAATATTACAGACAAACGTCCAATCTCCGCATCTTCCTCCTCATCTTTGTCTTTAACTTCGAGCGTTCCAGAAGATGGATCCATTATTGGTAAACAACCTGTTACTTCTCAACATGACAAAACTAAGGCCGTAGAAACTCAAAAACATGTCATTTCGTGGAGAAACATTAACTATACTGTCGAAGGTGATAAGAGATTGATCAACGATGTTTCTGGTTTCATTAGTTCCGGTTTAACCGCTCTTATGGGTGAATCTGGTGCCGGTAAGACCACTTTATTGAATGTTTTATCTCAAAGAGTAACCACTGGTGTTGTTACAGGTGAATTGTTGATCGATGGTAATCCATTGACTAATATTGATGCTTTCAGAAGAAGTATTGGTTTCGTTCAACAACAAGATGTTCATTTAGAATTATTAACTGTGAAAGAATCCTTGGAAATTTCATGTAATTTGAGAGGTGACGGTGATAAAGCATATTTAAGTACAGTTgctaatttattaaagttACCTGCTAACAAGCTAGTTGCTGATTTATCCCCAACTGAAAGAAAGTTATTGTCTATTGGTGTCGAGTTAGTTACTAAGCCGtccttattattatttttggatGAACCTACTTCTGGTTTAGATGCTGAAGCTGCTCTAACCattgttcaatttttgaagaaattatctCAACAAGGTCAAGCTATTTTGTGTACAATCCATCAACCTAGTAAGAGTGTTATCAGCTACTTTGATAATATCTACCTATTAAAAAGAGGTGGTGAATGTGTTTTCTTTGGTCCAATTAATGATGCTTGTGATTATTTTGTTACCCGTGATGAAACATTATcttttgataaagaagCTGAAAATCCCGCCGACTTTGTCATTGACGTCGTTGGTGGTATTCAAAAGAATGAAGATGGTACTGTACAACCTAGATCGTCATTACCTTGGAATAGACTATGGGCAGAATCTCGCGAAAGAATCGAAGTCGATAAGAATGTTTTAACTTTAGAAGAACAAGCTCGTAAAGAAGGTATCGATTTTGCTCAGTTTGCTTGGAGTCAACCATCTTATATGAACCAGTTAAGGGTTATTATGCACAGACAATATTTGTGTACAAAGAGAGATGTCGGATACGTTTCATCCAAATTCATCTTAAACGCTGGTGCCGGTCTTTTCATTGGGTTCTCTTTCTGGAGAACTAAACGTAATATCTCTGGTCTTCAAAACGCtattttcttatctttCATGAATTTATGTCTTTCTTCTCCTTTGATTAATCAAGTTCAAGATAAAGCTTTGCAATCTAAAGACGTCTACCTTGCTAGAGAAGCAAGTTCCAACACATACCATTGGTCCATTTTACTTCTATCTCAAACGTTAATTGAGTTGCCATTGGCTGTTGGTAGTTCTACTTTGTTCTTCCTATGTTGTTACTTCTGTTGTGGGTTCGATAATTCTCCTCATATTGCTGGTGTCTTCTATTTCAactatattttatttagtGCTTACTACTTAACATTCGGTTTATGGTTATTATACAGTTCTCCAGATTTGCAAACTGCTGCTGTTTTCGTCGCATTCTTCTATAGTTTCACTGCTTCTTTCTGTGGTGTTATGCAGCCTTATAGTTTATTTGTTGGTTTCTGGAAATTTATGTACAGAGTTTCACCTTACACCTACTTTATTGACACTTTTACCAGTTTATTGCTTCATGATAGACCAGTTAATTGTGGTGTCAGTGAAATGGTTCCAGGGCAACCTTTAATGGGTCAAAACTGTGGTGAGTTTATGAAAGATTACATTGATGAATATGGTGGATATTTACATAATCCAGCTACGTTTACTGTTTGTGGTTATTGTACTTATACTGTTGGTGATGATTTCTTAGCCGTTGAAAATATGAGTTACCATAACAGATGGAGAAATTTCGGTATTGAATGTGCAtttgttgttttcaattttgtttGTATGTTCATTGGTTTCTATTTAACTTATGTTAAGAAGATCTGGCCAATAGTCTTTGCTTATTGTATGAAATGTATTCCAGGCAGATCTTTATTCAGATCTAATCCAAAGAGCGAAGAATCATCAACTACCGTTATCttagaaaaagaagatgataagaAATGA
- the TIR3 gene encoding Tir3p (similar to Saccharomyces cerevisiae TIR3 (YIL011W)): protein MSVTKTTILLASLAAIASAQTGYEVAEFNAILVDVQAHLQEYMSLAMNNPDFTIPSGVLEVYEQLTTYTDETYTTLFSAINFAQVTTIMEQLPWYTTRLEPIISSYMEAHSITETDGPASAAASSAAASASSAAASSSAAASSSSASASSASSSAAASSSSAAASSSSSASSSSSAASSSSSASSASSSSASSSSAASSSSSASSASSSSASSSSASASSTAASNGTSSSSANAGAALNMGMFSAGMGAAIAGAAALLL from the coding sequence ATGTCTGTCACCAAAACTACTATTCTATTAGCCTCTCTTGCTGCCATTGCTTCTGCCCAAACTGGTTACGAAGTCGCTGAATTTAATGCTATTCTAGTCGATGTTCAAGCTCATTTACAAGAATATATGTCTTTGGCTATGAACAACCCAGATTTCACCATCCCAAGTGGTGTTTTGGAAGTTTACGAACAATTGACCACTTACACTGATGAAACTTACACCACTTTGTTCTCAGCCATTAACTTTGCCCAAGTTACTACCATTATGGAACAATTACCATGGTACACAACCAGATTGGAACCAATCATCTCCTCTTACATGGAAGCACACAGTATTACCGAAACTGATGGCCCAGCTTCTGCCGCTGCTTCTTCCGCTGCCGCCTCTGCTTCTTCTGCTgctgcttcttcttctgctGCCgcctcttcctcttctgCTTCAGCTTCCTCTGCTTCTTCCTCTGCCgcagcttcttcttcatctgcCGCTGCTTCTTCATCCTCATCtgcttcttcatcttcatccgCTGCTTCCTCATCCTCATCAGCTTCTTCAgcttcctcttcatcagcttcttcttcatctgcTGCTTCTTCATCCTCATCTGCTTCTTCAgcttcctcttcatcagcttcttcttcatctgcTTCTGCTTCTTCTACCGCTGCTTCCAACGGTACTTCAAGCTCTTCTGCAAACGCTGGTGCCGCTTTGAACATGGGTATGTTCTCTGCTGGTATGGGTGCTGCCATTGCTGGTGCCGCCGCTTTATTGTTATAA
- the NDAI0H01300 gene encoding SRP1/TIP1 family protein produces MSVTKTTVLLASLAAIASAQSGYEVAEFNAILVDVQAHLQEYMSLAMNNADFTIPSGVLEVYEQLTTYTDETYTTLFSAINFAQVTTVMEQVPWYSSRLIPIISSYMEAHSITETDGASSVVATSAAASSIVSSSAAASSSSGAVSSSSSAADSSSLSASSASSSSAASSSSSAASSSSSAASSSSSSSASASSTAASNGTSSSSANAGAALNMGMFSAGMGAAIAGAAALLL; encoded by the coding sequence ATGTCTGTCACCAAAACTACTGTTCTATTGGCCTCTCTTGCTGCCATTGCCTCTGCCCAATCTGGTTACGAAGTTGCTGAGTTCAATGCTATTTTAGTCGATGTTCAAGCTCATTTACAAGAATACATGTCATTGGCTATGAATAATGCTGACTTCACTATTCCAAGTGGTGTTTTGGAAGTTTACGAACAATTGACTACTTACACTGATGAAACCTACACCACTTTGTTCTCAGCGATCAACTTTGCCCAAGTTACTACCGTTATGGAACAAGTTCCATGGTACTCTTCAAGATTGATTCCAATTATTTCCTCCTACATGGAAGCACACAGTATTACCGAAACCGATGGTGCTAGCTCTGTTGTTGCCACCTCAGCCGCTGCTTCATCTATTGTCTCTTCCTCTGCTGCTGCTTCCTCCTCATCAGGGGCTGTCTCCTCATCTTCCTCTGCTGCTGACTCCTCATCCTTATCTGCTTCttcagcttcttcttcatctgcTGCTTCTTCATCCTCATCCGCCGCTTCTTCATCCTCATCCGCCGCTTCTTCGTCCTCCTCCTCATCTGCTTCTGCTTCTTCTACCGCTGCTTCCAACGGTACTTCAAGCTCTTCTGCAAACGCTGGTGCCGCTTTGAACATGGGTATGTTCTCTGCTGGTATGGGTGCTGCCATTGCTGGTGCCGCCGCTTTATTGTTATAA